TCTCCAGCCCCTACGAGGAGCCCGACGACCCCGAGCTCGTCCTGGACACGGCCCGATGGAGCGTGGACGAGTGCGTCTCGCACGTGGTGCGGTACGTCGAGACTCGCAAAGAGGCCTGGTTTCAGCCCTTCACGGAGAAACGGGAGGCACGATGACGGAGATCCTGGTCAACCGATACGCCCACCTTCGCAAACTGGAGAACACCTCCGTGCACATCCTGCGGGAGGCGTACGCCAACTTCAAGAACCTGTGCATGCTGTGGTCCATCGGCAAGGACAGCACGGTGCTGCTGTGGCTGGCCCGCAAGGCGTTCTACGGCCACGTGCCGTTCCCGCTGGTGCACATCGACACCCACTACAAGATCCCCGAGATGATCGAGTACCGGGACCGGCTCACCCGGGAGTGGCACCTCACCATGATCTACGGGGAGAACCGGGAGGCCCTCGAGGCCAAGCAGACCTTCCCCGACGGCAACGTGGACCGGATCACCTGCTGCCGGAACCTCAAGACCCTGGCGCTCCGGAACACCCTGGCCGGCACCTGGCCCCGGTACCGGTTCAACCACGAGACCGGCCGGTACGAGAAGGACAGGAACACCGAGCCGTTCACCGGGGTGATCGTAGGGGTGCGTGCCGACGAGGAGGGCTCGCGGTCCAAGGAGCGGTACTTCTCCCCCCGCGACCGGGCCTCGAGCTGGGACATCGGCGACCAGCCCCCCGAGTTCTGGAACTACTACAAGGTGGACTTCGCGCCGGGCACCCACGTGCGCATCCATCCGCTGCTCGACTGGACCGAGCTCAACATCTGGGAGTACATCAAGCTCGAGAACATCCCCACCGTGTCCCTCTACTACGACCAGGGCGAGGGGAAACGCTACCGCTCCCTGGGGTGCTGGCCGTGCACGTTCCCCATCGAGTCCGACGCCGGCACCGTGGACGAGATCATCGACGAGCTGCGCAGCGGCCGCCTCAAGAACGTGGCCGAGCGCGCCGGCCGGGCCCAGGACAAGGACGACGGCGGCGGCCTCGAGACCCTGCGGCGGGAAGGGTATATGTAGGAACTGCGGTGACGGGGGGAACTTCGGTGATGCGTGACGGGTGACGAGTGACGCGGTGAGGGCCCGGCGGCCCCTCGCCCCAACGTCCTGTCGTCCCAACGTTCCAACGGTCCTCGACCAACGATTCACGATTTACGGCAGTTCCTACGACCAACGACCCGCGGCCTTTCCCAACGATTCACGATTCACGATTTACGATTCACGATTCACGGCCGTTTCCGATTCACGGCATTCCCGACGACGAAACAGGTGACGAACAAGATGACCCAGACGGAGCAGATGAACATCGTGATCGTGGGCCACGTGGACCACGGCAAGTCCACCATCATCGGCCGGCTGCTGGCCGACACCGGCAGCCTGCCCGAGGGCAAGCTGGAGCAGATCCGCGACCTGTGCGAACGGACCTCCAGGCCGTTCGAGTACGCCTTCCTCCTCGACGCCCTCAAGGACGAGCAGTCCCAGGGCATCACCATCGACGCGGCCCGGGTGTTCTTCAAGACGACCAAGCGCCACTACATCATCATCGACGCCCCGGGCCACATCGAGTTCCTGAAGAATATGATCACCGGCGCGTCCCGGGCCGAGGCCGCGCTCCTGGTGATCGACGCGAACGAGGGCGTGCAGGAGAACTCCCGGCGCCACGGCTACATGCTCTCGATGCTCGGCATCCAGCAGGTGGCCGTGTTGGTGAACAAGATGGACCTGGTCGAGTACAGCCAGGAGGCCTTCGAGCGGATCCGCGAGGAGTACCGGGCGTTCCTGGGGAGCATCGGCATGGAGGCCAGCGCCTACATCCCGGTCAGCGGGTTCGCTGGCGACAACGTGGCCGACCGGGGGCAGAGGATGGGCTGGTACCGGGGCCCCACCGTGCTCGACGCCCTCGACGCCTTCCAGGCCCGGGCCGACCACGACCACCTG
This is a stretch of genomic DNA from Deferrisoma camini S3R1. It encodes these proteins:
- the cysD gene encoding sulfate adenylyltransferase subunit CysD produces the protein MTEILVNRYAHLRKLENTSVHILREAYANFKNLCMLWSIGKDSTVLLWLARKAFYGHVPFPLVHIDTHYKIPEMIEYRDRLTREWHLTMIYGENREALEAKQTFPDGNVDRITCCRNLKTLALRNTLAGTWPRYRFNHETGRYEKDRNTEPFTGVIVGVRADEEGSRSKERYFSPRDRASSWDIGDQPPEFWNYYKVDFAPGTHVRIHPLLDWTELNIWEYIKLENIPTVSLYYDQGEGKRYRSLGCWPCTFPIESDAGTVDEIIDELRSGRLKNVAERAGRAQDKDDGGGLETLRREGYM